One Electrophorus electricus isolate fEleEle1 chromosome 13, fEleEle1.pri, whole genome shotgun sequence DNA segment encodes these proteins:
- the kiaa1841 gene encoding uncharacterized protein KIAA1841 homolog isoform X1, giving the protein MNRLCSVNNNVPCDNNLLVLDMVLSSLWAVPQPVNWENVARLVPGFTPKECARRFDELKSTGSLPLVDDHCNMLTVTSGSPSEPLSAYIRSTLLDLTGDTAEPRTNQSVLSVSGLSVTPAERGCRAENEITSATEDRENEDGGKSPTMVIHVCDEAKNLKQDFECPRHLLVKEMRYFSEYLSMDVQRWEEVDISVHCDIQIFDWLMSYVKRNCEEPESEKYIERPKLEPSNVISILISSEFLKMDTLVEECIQFCHKHMSAVVATQCNMSCISSMLVSRITQLFTHNQAHDIKDKKDKFKSKLFQKKIEKLFNPDGENQDSPGCAATLYRCSLCQKLLTKDTERKIPCVPGKLNVDSHGNIVYAHSRHKGWDVHEYLNSLYEELKSWVLVYWRIWGTINFLTCSCCKQVFLCYELAQCRYHPQPVVFPGVGAERSWHGTGFYPCCNRRALRFDPAAMPHGCKLRDHVVCTVDSEDCLDNMKSVQTRILNDLLLHRDVVCVSSPPVSESSVESPAGDVRVQDCNIMPEPGVLNVQSGREITAFSLLKNWSLQLRQQSLLSEDEEYTTGSEVTEDEVGDEEDASKKQVAKKAQKPGKPLKRQVVSPSIQHREKPVDKVPSRDSTPFTVSMQMSKWDSTRSLRFNQDAQREEDQRRMVEVIDHLTKMRFGDLEQIKSKDTKEVEKNHLHCCMCLAGGIYSRLEAQFKSCTQSSGKHNSSDKTLRLKTRSGPSRPT; this is encoded by the exons ATGAATCGCCTTTGTTCTGTCAACAATAACGTCCCATGCGATAACAACCTCCTGGTCCTGGACATGGTTCTGAGCTCTCTCTGGGCGGTGCCACAGCCAGTCAACTGGGAGAACGTTGCCAGGCTCGTTCCTGGCTTTACCCCAAAAGAG tgcgCACGCAGGTTCGATGAGCTGAAGAGCACCGGGAGTCTTCCTCTAGTGGATGATCATTGTAACATGCTGACCGTGACTAGCGGCTCTCCGTCTGAACCACTCTCCGCTTACATCAGGTCCACACTCTTGGACCTCACCGGAGACACGGCAGAGCCACGGACCAATCAGAGCGTACTTTCTGTATCCG GACTGAGCGTGACCCCTGCAGAGAGAGGATGCAGAGCTGAGAATGAGATCACATCGGCTACAGAGGATAGAGAGAACGAAGATGGTGGGAAAAG CCCTACCATGGTGATCCACGTGTGTGATGAAGCAAAGAACCTGAAGCAGGATTTTGAATGTCCACGCCACCTGCTGGTGAAAGAGATGCGCTACTTCTCAGAGTACTTGTCCATGGATGTCCAGCGGTGGGAGGAGGTGGACATCTCCGTGCACTGTGACATCCAGATCTTCGACTGGCTAATGAGTTACGTGAAGAGGAACTGCGAGGAACCTGAATCTGAGAAGTACATCGAAAGGCCCAAGCTGg AACCCAGCAATGTCATCTCCATCCTGATCTCATCCGAATTCTTGAAGATGGATACTTTA GTGGAGGAGTGTATCCAGTTCTGCCATAAGCACATGAGTGCTGTCGTGGCAACACAGTGTAACATGAGCTGTATCAGCAGCATGCTGGTATCGCGCATCACCCAGCTCTTCACGCACAACCAGGCCCACGACATCAAAGACAAGAAGGACAAGTTTAAAAG TAAGTTGTTCCAGAAGAAGATTGAGAAGTTGTTCAATCCTGATGGTGAGAATCAGGACTCTCCCGGATGTGCTGCTACGCTATACAG GTGTAGTCTTTGTCAGAAGCTTTTAACCAAAGACACTGAAAGGAAGATTCCGTGTGTCCCAGGCAAACTCAATGTGGACTCTCATGGGAATATCGTCTACGCACACAGCAG GCATAAAGGTTGGGATGTACATGAGTATCTGAATAGCTTGTATGAGGAACTGAAATCCTGGGTGCTGGTTTACTGGAGGATCTGGGGTACCATCAACTTCCTCACCTGTTCAtgctgtaaacag GTGTTCCTCTGCTATGAGCTGGCCCAGTGCAGGTACCACCCTCAGCCTGTGGTGTTCCCCGGTGTGGGTGCAGAGCGCAGCTGGCATGGTACTGGGTTCTATCCCTGCTGCAACCGGAGGGCTCTTCGGTTCGACCCCGCCGCCATGCCCCAC GGTTGTAAGCTCAGGGACCATGTAGTGTGTACAGTGGATAGTGAGGACTGTTTGGACAATATGAAATCCGTCCAGACCAGAATTCTGAATGACCTGCTCCTGCATCGAgacgttgtgtgtgtgagcagcccTCCGGTGTCTGAGAG CTCTGTGGAGTCGCCTGCTGGGGACGTGCGTGTGCAGGACTGCAACATTATGCCAGAGCCTGGAGTTCTAAATGTTCAGAGTGGCAGAGAAATCACCGCC TTCTCGCTGTTAAAGAACTGGAGTCTTCAgctg AGACAGCAATCTCTCCTGTCTGAGGATGAGGAATATACCACAGGGTCAGAAGTTACAGAGGATGAGGTTGGGGATGAAGAAGACGCTTCCAAGAAACAAG TGGCAAAGAAAGCACAAAAACCAGGCAAGCCTTTGAAAAGACAAGTGGTCTCACCCAGcatacagcacagagagaagCCTGTAGACAAG GTTCCTTCACGGGACTCAACCCCGTTCAC AGTAAGCATGCAGATGAGTAAATGGGACAGCACTCGCTCATTGAGGTTTAACCAGGACGCTCAGAGGGAGGAAG ACCAGAGGAGAATGGTGGAGGTAATTGATCATCTTACCAAAATGCGCTTTGGTGACTTGGAACAGATCAAGTCAAAAGACACTAAAGAGGTAGAGAAGAACCACCTTcactgttgtatgtgt CTTGCAGGAGGTATCTACTCCAGACTAGAGGCCCAGTTTAAGAGCTGTACTCAGTCAAGTGGCAAACATAACAGCTCAGACAAAACACTCCG GCTGAAGACCCGCTCCGGGCCATCTAGGCCAACGTAG
- the kiaa1841 gene encoding uncharacterized protein KIAA1841 homolog isoform X2, which produces MNRLCSVNNNVPCDNNLLVLDMVLSSLWAVPQPVNWENVARLVPGFTPKECARRFDELKSTGSLPLVDDHCNMLTVTSGSPSEPLSAYIRSTLLDLTGDTAEPRTNQSVLSVSGLSVTPAERGCRAENEITSATEDRENEDGGKSPTMVIHVCDEAKNLKQDFECPRHLLVKEMRYFSEYLSMDVQRWEEVDISVHCDIQIFDWLMSYVKRNCEEPESEKYIERPKLEPSNVISILISSEFLKMDTLVEECIQFCHKHMSAVVATQCNMSCISSMLVSRITQLFTHNQAHDIKDKKDKFKSKLFQKKIEKLFNPDGENQDSPGCAATLYRCSLCQKLLTKDTERKIPCVPGKLNVDSHGNIVYAHSRHKGWDVHEYLNSLYEELKSWVLVYWRIWGTINFLTCSCCKQVFLCYELAQCRYHPQPVVFPGVGAERSWHGTGFYPCCNRRALRFDPAAMPHGCKLRDHVVCTVDSEDCLDNMKSVQTRILNDLLLHRDVVCVSSPPVSESSVESPAGDVRVQDCNIMPEPGVLNVQSGREITAFSLLKNWSLQLRQQSLLSEDEEYTTGSEVTEDEVGDEEDASKKQVAKKAQKPGKPLKRQVVSPSIQHREKPVDKVPSRDSTPFTVSMQMSKWDSTRSLRFNQDAQREEDQRRMVEVIDHLTKMRFGDLEQIKSKDTKELAGGIYSRLEAQFKSCTQSSGKHNSSDKTLRLKTRSGPSRPT; this is translated from the exons ATGAATCGCCTTTGTTCTGTCAACAATAACGTCCCATGCGATAACAACCTCCTGGTCCTGGACATGGTTCTGAGCTCTCTCTGGGCGGTGCCACAGCCAGTCAACTGGGAGAACGTTGCCAGGCTCGTTCCTGGCTTTACCCCAAAAGAG tgcgCACGCAGGTTCGATGAGCTGAAGAGCACCGGGAGTCTTCCTCTAGTGGATGATCATTGTAACATGCTGACCGTGACTAGCGGCTCTCCGTCTGAACCACTCTCCGCTTACATCAGGTCCACACTCTTGGACCTCACCGGAGACACGGCAGAGCCACGGACCAATCAGAGCGTACTTTCTGTATCCG GACTGAGCGTGACCCCTGCAGAGAGAGGATGCAGAGCTGAGAATGAGATCACATCGGCTACAGAGGATAGAGAGAACGAAGATGGTGGGAAAAG CCCTACCATGGTGATCCACGTGTGTGATGAAGCAAAGAACCTGAAGCAGGATTTTGAATGTCCACGCCACCTGCTGGTGAAAGAGATGCGCTACTTCTCAGAGTACTTGTCCATGGATGTCCAGCGGTGGGAGGAGGTGGACATCTCCGTGCACTGTGACATCCAGATCTTCGACTGGCTAATGAGTTACGTGAAGAGGAACTGCGAGGAACCTGAATCTGAGAAGTACATCGAAAGGCCCAAGCTGg AACCCAGCAATGTCATCTCCATCCTGATCTCATCCGAATTCTTGAAGATGGATACTTTA GTGGAGGAGTGTATCCAGTTCTGCCATAAGCACATGAGTGCTGTCGTGGCAACACAGTGTAACATGAGCTGTATCAGCAGCATGCTGGTATCGCGCATCACCCAGCTCTTCACGCACAACCAGGCCCACGACATCAAAGACAAGAAGGACAAGTTTAAAAG TAAGTTGTTCCAGAAGAAGATTGAGAAGTTGTTCAATCCTGATGGTGAGAATCAGGACTCTCCCGGATGTGCTGCTACGCTATACAG GTGTAGTCTTTGTCAGAAGCTTTTAACCAAAGACACTGAAAGGAAGATTCCGTGTGTCCCAGGCAAACTCAATGTGGACTCTCATGGGAATATCGTCTACGCACACAGCAG GCATAAAGGTTGGGATGTACATGAGTATCTGAATAGCTTGTATGAGGAACTGAAATCCTGGGTGCTGGTTTACTGGAGGATCTGGGGTACCATCAACTTCCTCACCTGTTCAtgctgtaaacag GTGTTCCTCTGCTATGAGCTGGCCCAGTGCAGGTACCACCCTCAGCCTGTGGTGTTCCCCGGTGTGGGTGCAGAGCGCAGCTGGCATGGTACTGGGTTCTATCCCTGCTGCAACCGGAGGGCTCTTCGGTTCGACCCCGCCGCCATGCCCCAC GGTTGTAAGCTCAGGGACCATGTAGTGTGTACAGTGGATAGTGAGGACTGTTTGGACAATATGAAATCCGTCCAGACCAGAATTCTGAATGACCTGCTCCTGCATCGAgacgttgtgtgtgtgagcagcccTCCGGTGTCTGAGAG CTCTGTGGAGTCGCCTGCTGGGGACGTGCGTGTGCAGGACTGCAACATTATGCCAGAGCCTGGAGTTCTAAATGTTCAGAGTGGCAGAGAAATCACCGCC TTCTCGCTGTTAAAGAACTGGAGTCTTCAgctg AGACAGCAATCTCTCCTGTCTGAGGATGAGGAATATACCACAGGGTCAGAAGTTACAGAGGATGAGGTTGGGGATGAAGAAGACGCTTCCAAGAAACAAG TGGCAAAGAAAGCACAAAAACCAGGCAAGCCTTTGAAAAGACAAGTGGTCTCACCCAGcatacagcacagagagaagCCTGTAGACAAG GTTCCTTCACGGGACTCAACCCCGTTCAC AGTAAGCATGCAGATGAGTAAATGGGACAGCACTCGCTCATTGAGGTTTAACCAGGACGCTCAGAGGGAGGAAG ACCAGAGGAGAATGGTGGAGGTAATTGATCATCTTACCAAAATGCGCTTTGGTGACTTGGAACAGATCAAGTCAAAAGACACTAAAGAG CTTGCAGGAGGTATCTACTCCAGACTAGAGGCCCAGTTTAAGAGCTGTACTCAGTCAAGTGGCAAACATAACAGCTCAGACAAAACACTCCG GCTGAAGACCCGCTCCGGGCCATCTAGGCCAACGTAG